The Janthinobacterium lividum genome has a window encoding:
- a CDS encoding UPF0149 family protein: MQLEQPLSEKEFDELDQFLLSDRCSEDAMTMDMLHGYLTAVAIGPEPIMPAEWLPRVWGEDAEDAPKFKNSKEEERIVNLIMRFMNEVLVTFEVAPKEFEALFVEHDYEGQTLIDAEAWCWGFWDGMELRPGSWNEIWDSEVAELMQPIYLLGADEIKEEELKLVEDPVKAHKLAQELEANLPAIHRFWVPRRKAPVQTMKREEPKVGRNDDCPCGSGKKFKKCCGAEPAAE, encoded by the coding sequence ATGCAACTCGAACAGCCATTATCAGAAAAAGAATTCGACGAATTAGACCAATTCCTGTTGTCGGACCGGTGCTCCGAAGACGCGATGACCATGGATATGCTGCACGGCTATCTGACGGCCGTCGCCATCGGCCCTGAACCGATCATGCCGGCCGAGTGGTTGCCGCGCGTCTGGGGCGAAGATGCCGAAGATGCACCGAAATTCAAGAACAGCAAGGAAGAAGAGCGCATCGTCAACCTGATCATGCGCTTCATGAACGAAGTGCTGGTGACGTTTGAAGTGGCGCCGAAAGAGTTCGAAGCCCTGTTCGTCGAGCACGACTACGAAGGCCAGACCCTGATCGACGCCGAAGCCTGGTGCTGGGGCTTCTGGGACGGCATGGAACTGCGTCCTGGTTCGTGGAACGAGATCTGGGATTCCGAAGTGGCCGAGCTGATGCAGCCGATCTACCTGCTGGGCGCCGACGAAATCAAGGAAGAAGAACTGAAACTGGTGGAAGATCCGGTCAAGGCGCACAAGCTGGCGCAGGAACTGGAAGCTAACCTGCCGGCCATCCACCGTTTCTGGGTACCGCGCCGCAAGGCACCGGTGCAAACCATGAAGCGCGAAGAGCCGAAAGTGGGCCGCAACGACGACTGCCCTTGCGGCAGCGGCAAGAAGTTCAAGAAATGCTGCGGCGCCGAGCCGGCAGCCGAGTAA
- a CDS encoding LysR family transcriptional regulator: protein MKLPDLNLLVALDILLEEGSAVAAARRMNLSAPAMSRTLARIRDAIGDPVFVRSGRGLAPTPRALELREQVRGVVEQAHAIFTSGREIDLRTLERTFSLCANDVFVGAYGGKLRDLLAIHAPHTVLRFVPEGDGATENDALHAGRIDLYISARRAFAPDIKLQQLFTSSFVGIARSDHPIFDGPINLDSFTEYEHISVSRRGLARGPFDTALAERGYMRRVSLISPNFQSAIFAVADSRLLLPLMPTPLLAIVERLGLKLRTFQLPIPVDSVEVFQAWHPRLDHDHAHRWLRRMIKELCGSTPPDA, encoded by the coding sequence ATGAAACTCCCCGACCTGAACCTGCTCGTCGCCCTCGACATCCTGCTCGAGGAAGGCAGCGCCGTGGCCGCCGCGCGGCGCATGAATTTGAGCGCACCGGCCATGAGCCGCACCCTGGCGCGCATCCGCGACGCCATCGGCGACCCCGTCTTCGTGCGCTCCGGGCGCGGCCTGGCACCGACCCCGCGCGCGCTGGAATTGCGCGAGCAGGTGCGCGGCGTGGTGGAGCAGGCGCACGCCATCTTCACCTCCGGCCGTGAAATCGACCTGCGCACCCTGGAACGCACTTTCAGCCTGTGCGCCAACGACGTATTTGTCGGTGCCTACGGCGGCAAGCTGCGCGACCTGCTGGCCATCCATGCGCCGCACACGGTGCTGCGCTTCGTGCCCGAAGGCGATGGCGCCACGGAAAACGACGCCCTGCACGCGGGCCGCATCGACCTGTACATCAGCGCGCGGCGCGCCTTTGCGCCCGACATCAAGCTGCAGCAGCTGTTTACCAGTTCCTTTGTCGGCATCGCCCGCAGCGACCACCCGATCTTCGACGGCCCCATCAACCTCGACAGCTTTACCGAGTACGAACATATCAGCGTCTCGCGGCGCGGCCTGGCGCGCGGCCCCTTCGATACGGCCCTGGCCGAACGGGGTTACATGCGCAGGGTGTCGCTGATCAGCCCTAATTTTCAGTCCGCCATCTTCGCCGTGGCCGATTCGCGCCTGCTGCTGCCGCTGATGCCTACGCCCCTGCTGGCCATCGTCGAGCGCCTGGGCTTGAAGCTGCGCACCTTCCAGCTGCCCATCCCCGTCGACAGTGTGGAAGTATTCCAGGCCTGGCACCCGCGCCTCGACCACGACCATGCGCACCGCTGGCTGCGGCGCATGATCAAGGAGCTGTGCGGCAGCACGCCACCAGACGCTTAG
- a CDS encoding MFS transporter encodes MSAVPLPGAVPAAAPPAPPIFGLRLATGLAGVLLAVLVSGLNENITKVALADIRGAMGIARDDASWLVALYAAASVSAMAFAPWCSVTFSLRRLTATAILVCMAAGLLCPFAPNLSVLMFLRVVQGAAGGALPPMLMTVALRFLPPNIKLYGLGGYALSATFGPSLGTPLAAFWTEYLGWQWAFWQVVPGSIVALLMVSWGLPQDPLRLERFRQFDWRGLLLGLPAISMLVVGMLQGERLAWFASPLICVLLGGGLLLLVLFFINEWSHPLPFFKLQLLSRRNLSHALLTLGGVLFVLLAVILIPSSYLAQVHAYRPLQTAPVMLMVALPQLIALPLVAALCNIRAVDCRWVLAIGLALLALSCVLGARMSPDWIRTHFYLLQAVQIFAQPMAVIPLLLLATTGLAPQDGPFASAWFNTIKGMSAVVATGVLDALITRRNHFHSTVLSERLGNLPAGVDMAGIAQRMHAQVVTLTSSDLYLTVAAIALAMILIIPILPTRVYPPRAA; translated from the coding sequence GTGTCTGCTGTACCCCTTCCTGGCGCCGTCCCCGCGGCCGCGCCGCCCGCACCTCCCATCTTCGGCCTGCGCCTGGCCACGGGCCTGGCCGGCGTGCTGCTGGCCGTGCTGGTGTCCGGCCTGAATGAAAACATCACCAAGGTCGCGCTGGCCGACATCCGCGGCGCCATGGGCATCGCGCGCGACGACGCCAGCTGGCTCGTGGCCCTGTATGCGGCCGCCTCGGTATCGGCCATGGCGTTCGCGCCGTGGTGCTCCGTCACCTTCTCGCTGCGCCGCCTGACGGCCACCGCCATCCTCGTCTGCATGGCCGCCGGCCTGCTATGCCCGTTTGCACCGAACCTGTCCGTGCTGATGTTCCTGCGCGTGGTGCAGGGCGCGGCCGGCGGCGCCCTGCCGCCCATGCTGATGACGGTGGCGCTGCGCTTTCTGCCGCCGAATATCAAGCTGTATGGCCTGGGCGGCTATGCGCTGAGCGCCACCTTTGGCCCGAGTCTGGGCACGCCGCTGGCCGCCTTCTGGACCGAATACCTGGGCTGGCAATGGGCCTTCTGGCAAGTCGTCCCGGGCAGCATCGTCGCCCTGCTGATGGTGTCCTGGGGCTTGCCGCAAGACCCGCTGCGCCTGGAGCGCTTCCGCCAGTTCGACTGGCGCGGCCTGCTGCTTGGCCTGCCCGCCATCAGCATGCTGGTGGTCGGCATGCTGCAGGGCGAGCGCCTGGCGTGGTTCGCCTCGCCGCTGATCTGCGTGCTGCTGGGCGGCGGCCTCTTGCTGCTGGTGCTGTTCTTCATCAACGAGTGGTCGCATCCGCTGCCGTTCTTCAAGCTCCAGCTGCTGTCGCGGCGCAACCTCAGCCACGCCCTGCTGACCCTGGGCGGCGTGCTGTTCGTGCTGCTGGCCGTGATCCTGATTCCCTCGTCCTACCTGGCGCAGGTGCACGCCTATCGCCCGCTGCAAACGGCGCCCGTGATGCTGATGGTGGCGCTGCCGCAGTTGATCGCCCTGCCGCTGGTGGCCGCCCTGTGCAATATCCGCGCGGTCGACTGCCGCTGGGTGCTCGCCATCGGCCTGGCCCTGCTGGCCCTGTCCTGCGTGCTGGGAGCGCGCATGTCGCCGGACTGGATACGCACGCATTTCTACCTGCTGCAAGCGGTGCAGATCTTTGCGCAACCGATGGCCGTGATTCCCTTGCTGCTGCTGGCCACCACGGGCCTGGCGCCGCAGGATGGCCCGTTCGCCTCGGCCTGGTTCAACACCATCAAGGGCATGTCGGCCGTCGTCGCCACAGGCGTGCTCGATGCGCTGATCACGCGCCGCAATCATTTCCATTCGACGGTGCTCAGCGAGCGCCTGGGCAACCTGCCGGCCGGCGTGGACATGGCGGGAATTGCGCAGCGCATGCATGCGCAAGTCGTCACCCTGACCTCGTCCGACCTGTACCTCACCGTGGCCGCCATCGCGCTGGCCATGATCCTGATCATTCCCATCTTGCCGACGCGCGTCTATCCGCCGCGCGCCGCTTGA
- a CDS encoding HlyD family secretion protein produces the protein MNVPILRSRAFILGLALLACALAFCAWQLLFARGEEQTTDDAFVSADYTVLSPKVGGIVREVLVEDNQTVKAGQLLARIDDRDYQAAAASARAEVAGAEAQLANARATLQRQQSVIEQATTLVEANQAEDKLAQQELARSQHLAGQGAGSVQNAQQAQSRFDVSRARLAQNRAALVSTRKQTEILQAQQGAAEAALLRTRASLQRAELDLSHTQLHAPIDGIVGRRAVRVGALVAPGASLMAVVPLNRSFVVANLQETQLTHVRQGQRAIIAVDAYPGVLLHGTVHSIAPATGVTFAAIAPENATGNFTKVVQRIPVRIALDPGQDDDSRLRVGMSAEVRIDTAMRRQHLQQVSAR, from the coding sequence ATGAATGTCCCCATCCTGCGCTCGCGCGCTTTTATCCTCGGCCTGGCCCTGCTGGCCTGCGCCCTCGCCTTTTGCGCCTGGCAACTGTTGTTCGCCCGTGGCGAAGAACAAACCACCGATGACGCCTTTGTCAGCGCCGACTACACCGTGCTCTCCCCCAAGGTAGGCGGCATCGTGCGGGAAGTGCTGGTGGAAGACAACCAGACTGTCAAGGCGGGTCAGCTGCTGGCCCGCATCGACGACCGCGACTACCAGGCCGCCGCCGCCTCGGCCCGCGCCGAAGTAGCCGGCGCCGAGGCGCAGCTGGCCAATGCCCGCGCCACCTTGCAGCGCCAGCAATCGGTGATCGAGCAAGCCACGACCCTGGTCGAGGCCAACCAGGCGGAAGACAAACTGGCGCAGCAGGAGCTGGCCCGTTCACAGCACCTGGCCGGCCAGGGCGCGGGCAGTGTGCAAAACGCACAGCAGGCGCAATCGCGCTTTGACGTGAGCCGCGCGCGCCTGGCGCAAAACCGCGCCGCCCTGGTCTCCACCCGCAAGCAGACGGAAATTTTGCAGGCGCAGCAAGGCGCGGCCGAAGCGGCCCTGCTGCGCACCCGCGCCAGCCTGCAACGGGCAGAACTTGATTTGTCGCATACGCAGCTGCACGCCCCCATCGACGGCATCGTGGGACGCCGCGCCGTGCGCGTCGGCGCCCTCGTGGCTCCCGGCGCCAGCCTGATGGCCGTGGTGCCCTTGAACCGCAGCTTCGTCGTCGCCAACCTGCAGGAAACCCAGCTGACCCACGTGCGCCAGGGCCAACGCGCCATCATCGCCGTCGACGCCTATCCGGGCGTGCTCCTGCACGGCACGGTGCACAGCATCGCGCCCGCCACGGGCGTGACGTTTGCCGCCATCGCGCCGGAAAACGCCACCGGCAATTTCACCAAGGTGGTGCAGCGCATCCCCGTCAGGATCGCGCTCGATCCGGGCCAGGATGACGACAGCCGCCTGCGCGTGGGCATGTCGGCCGAAGTGCGCATCGATACGGCCATGCGCCGTCAACATCTGCAACAGGTGAGCGCGCGATGA
- a CDS encoding efflux transporter outer membrane subunit, producing MQQSRAARGVAGAAQGPSLGANGGYSRARNSEQGLSDPSRNNGQSAYSLWQSNLDAAWELDLWGRVRREVEAADARVEVALETQRGVLLAVLAEMARDYIELRGAQQTLAITQQLLDIARHTLDLTRIRLQEGAATQLDEAEAAAHVATIEARLPPLQQREARLGNALALLLALPPQSLQAELAAGKDIPAVVMQVQLGVPSSLAGRRPDIRRAEAQLHAATAAIGVAQGDFYPRITLSGSIGLQAMQLSDIGWDAKRFAFGPGFSVPLFDGGRLRGNLQLREAQQQEAAIAYRQTVLAAWHEVEDALSGYQANARRQASLDEAVKQGRRALGSAELQYRQGGTDLINVLHVQNTLLNNEAALVDSRATASLSLVQVYKALGGGWQAFSTTSQGSTP from the coding sequence CTGCAACAAAGCCGCGCCGCGCGCGGCGTGGCCGGCGCCGCGCAAGGCCCGTCCCTGGGCGCAAATGGCGGCTACAGCCGCGCGCGCAACAGCGAACAAGGCTTGAGCGACCCGTCGCGCAACAACGGCCAATCCGCCTACAGCCTGTGGCAAAGCAATCTCGATGCGGCCTGGGAGCTGGACTTGTGGGGCCGCGTGCGGCGCGAAGTGGAAGCGGCCGACGCCAGGGTCGAGGTGGCTTTGGAAACGCAGCGCGGCGTGCTGCTGGCCGTGCTGGCCGAGATGGCGCGCGACTACATCGAGTTGCGCGGCGCGCAGCAAACGCTGGCCATCACGCAGCAGCTGCTCGATATCGCCCGCCATACCCTGGACCTGACCCGTATCCGCCTGCAGGAAGGCGCGGCGACGCAGCTCGACGAAGCCGAGGCGGCGGCCCACGTGGCCACCATCGAAGCGCGCCTGCCGCCGCTGCAGCAGCGCGAGGCGCGCCTGGGCAATGCCCTCGCCCTCTTGCTGGCGCTGCCGCCGCAGTCCCTGCAGGCGGAACTGGCGGCCGGCAAGGACATTCCGGCCGTGGTCATGCAGGTGCAACTGGGCGTGCCGAGCAGCCTGGCCGGGCGGCGCCCCGACATCCGCCGCGCCGAAGCGCAGCTGCATGCGGCCACGGCCGCCATCGGCGTGGCGCAAGGCGATTTTTATCCGCGCATCACGCTCTCGGGCAGCATCGGCCTGCAAGCGATGCAGCTGTCCGACATCGGCTGGGACGCCAAGCGCTTTGCCTTCGGCCCCGGCTTCAGCGTGCCCCTGTTCGACGGCGGCCGCCTGCGCGGCAATCTGCAATTGCGCGAGGCGCAGCAACAGGAAGCGGCCATCGCCTACCGCCAGACGGTGCTGGCCGCCTGGCACGAGGTGGAAGACGCGCTCTCGGGCTACCAGGCCAACGCCCGCCGCCAGGCCAGCCTCGATGAAGCCGTCAAGCAGGGACGGCGCGCACTGGGCAGCGCGGAACTGCAGTATCGCCAGGGCGGCACGGACCTGATCAACGTGCTGCATGTGCAAAACACGCTCTTGAACAACGAAGCGGCGCTGGTCGACAGCCGCGCCACCGCTTCGCTGTCGCTGGTCCAGGTCTACAAGGCGCTGGGCGGCGGCTGGCAAGCATTTTCAACCACATCACAAGGAAGCACGCCATGA
- a CDS encoding ATP-binding cassette domain-containing protein → MTPLLELSFATTQLGQQYFGPFNVQVHPGERIAILGPSGAGKSTLLKLMARELHPQAGQVAFAGRPLAQWPLAELARRRAVLPQGSNVAFGLQCELVIGLGRVARLIDPQLGQIVQDAAALAHAAHLLGRRLDTLSGGEQARVQLARTFAQMWDVQDGLILVDEPLAALDPGLQFDLLDSLQQFCAARGHAVVAILHDINHALLGFERLLLVRSGQLVADIASDAGAVPALAALYGIALTTATNSDGDVCVIPARSAVRRAA, encoded by the coding sequence ATGACGCCCCTGCTGGAACTCTCCTTCGCCACCACGCAACTGGGCCAGCAGTACTTTGGCCCCTTCAATGTGCAGGTGCATCCCGGCGAGCGCATCGCCATCCTCGGCCCCAGTGGCGCGGGCAAGTCGACCCTGCTCAAACTGATGGCGCGCGAATTGCATCCGCAGGCGGGCCAGGTGGCGTTCGCCGGCCGGCCGCTGGCGCAGTGGCCGCTGGCCGAACTGGCGCGGCGCCGCGCCGTTCTGCCGCAAGGGTCGAATGTGGCCTTCGGATTGCAGTGCGAGCTGGTGATCGGCCTGGGACGGGTGGCGCGCCTGATCGATCCGCAACTGGGACAGATCGTACAGGATGCGGCCGCCCTGGCGCATGCCGCGCATCTGCTGGGCCGCCGTTTGGACACCCTGTCCGGCGGCGAACAGGCCAGGGTGCAGCTGGCGCGCACCTTCGCGCAGATGTGGGATGTGCAGGATGGCTTGATATTGGTCGACGAACCGCTGGCGGCGCTCGATCCCGGCCTGCAGTTCGATCTGCTCGATAGCCTGCAGCAGTTTTGCGCCGCGCGCGGCCACGCCGTCGTCGCCATCCTGCACGACATCAATCACGCGTTGCTGGGCTTCGAGCGGCTGCTGCTGGTGCGCTCGGGCCAGCTGGTCGCCGATATCGCCAGCGATGCCGGTGCCGTGCCCGCCCTTGCCGCGCTGTACGGCATCGCCCTGACGACGGCGACCAACAGCGATGGCGACGTCTGCGTCATCCCTGCCAGAAGCGCGGTACGCAGGGCAGCCTGA
- a CDS encoding iron ABC transporter permease: MSVAFAVSVAPWRWPRWSAGGLLAVALACGLLAAVQAGAVPVTLADWLAPFQSGDAAQSGGAYVLWHIRLPRALFAILIGAALALAGGLTQGLFRNPLADPGLLGVSSGAACAGAATIVFAASLHVAPELRVWLLPAAAFAGAMLICVLLDRVARWATPGSIVGLLLTGVALNAITVAVMGLCIYLASDDQLRTLTFWTLGSLSAGSWRQVAALLLVLAGALCATRVLMRSLNALALGEAQALHVGIDVGRLRTQVIVLVAVLTGFAVAWCGGIGFIGLIAPHLVRTWLGADQRRVLPLGMLMGGLLLLLADTLARTVAIPAEVPVGIFTALLGGPFFPDAVAAFPPQQHLKG; the protein is encoded by the coding sequence ATGAGCGTGGCCTTCGCGGTGTCCGTCGCGCCCTGGCGCTGGCCACGCTGGAGCGCTGGCGGGCTGCTGGCCGTTGCACTGGCTTGCGGCTTGCTCGCCGCCGTGCAGGCAGGCGCCGTGCCGGTGACCCTGGCCGACTGGCTGGCGCCGTTTCAATCTGGCGACGCGGCGCAGTCCGGCGGCGCCTATGTGCTGTGGCATATCCGCCTGCCGCGCGCCCTGTTCGCGATCCTGATCGGCGCCGCGCTGGCGCTGGCCGGCGGCCTGACGCAAGGGCTGTTTCGCAATCCGCTGGCCGACCCGGGGCTGCTGGGCGTGAGCAGCGGCGCCGCCTGCGCGGGGGCGGCCACCATCGTCTTCGCGGCCAGCCTGCACGTGGCGCCCGAGCTGCGCGTATGGCTATTGCCGGCCGCCGCGTTTGCCGGCGCCATGCTCATTTGCGTGCTGCTCGACCGCGTTGCCCGCTGGGCCACGCCGGGCTCCATCGTCGGCCTGCTGCTGACGGGCGTGGCGCTGAACGCCATCACGGTGGCTGTCATGGGCCTGTGCATCTACCTGGCCAGCGACGATCAATTACGCACCCTGACTTTCTGGACCCTTGGCTCGCTGTCGGCCGGCAGCTGGCGCCAGGTGGCGGCCTTGCTGCTGGTGCTGGCCGGCGCGCTGTGTGCCACGCGTGTCCTGATGCGCTCACTGAACGCGCTGGCGCTGGGCGAGGCGCAGGCGCTGCACGTGGGCATCGACGTGGGCCGGCTGCGCACGCAGGTGATCGTGCTGGTGGCCGTGCTGACGGGTTTTGCCGTCGCATGGTGCGGCGGCATCGGCTTCATCGGTTTGATCGCGCCGCACCTGGTGCGCACCTGGCTGGGAGCCGATCAGCGTCGCGTGCTGCCGCTGGGGATGCTGATGGGCGGCTTGCTGCTGCTGTTGGCCGACACGCTGGCGCGCACGGTCGCCATCCCGGCGGAAGTCCCCGTCGGTATTTTTACGGCCTTGCTGGGCGGGCCCTTTTTTCCTGATGCTGTTGCGGCGTTTCCGCCACAGCAGCACCTGAAAGGATAA
- a CDS encoding ABC transporter substrate-binding protein, whose amino-acid sequence MRRMIAASVARRIALKKMGAGALALAAPMQVLAAVSDAAKPLVKARRIVSVGGALTEIVYALEAQGELVGVDTTSLYPAVAQQLPQVGYARTLSAEGVLSLAPTQLIATEEAGPQAVLRQVRDAGVPVAVLNANNKFEGLLERVKQVGQITGRTDPAARLAQALQQQWNGALAKVRQRSQSPVQSAVRVLFILAHAPNQVMVGGRETGADAMLAYAGAVNVMGGQGGFAGYKPLTPEAVIAARPDIVLVTDQGLKASGGVDGILKLPGLAQTPAGRKHRIVSQEAMLLLGFGPRMPQALADLDAAFAQAMAA is encoded by the coding sequence ATGCGCCGCATGATCGCCGCCAGCGTGGCGCGCCGCATCGCGCTGAAAAAAATGGGAGCGGGAGCGCTGGCGCTGGCCGCGCCGATGCAGGTACTGGCCGCCGTCAGCGACGCGGCCAAGCCGCTTGTCAAGGCGCGGCGCATCGTCAGCGTGGGCGGCGCCCTGACGGAAATCGTCTATGCGCTCGAGGCGCAGGGCGAACTGGTGGGCGTCGATACCACCTCGCTGTATCCGGCCGTGGCGCAACAGCTGCCGCAGGTGGGTTACGCGCGCACCTTGTCAGCCGAGGGCGTGCTGTCGCTGGCTCCCACGCAGTTGATCGCCACCGAGGAAGCGGGGCCGCAAGCGGTGCTGCGCCAGGTGCGCGACGCTGGCGTGCCGGTGGCGGTGCTGAACGCGAATAACAAATTCGAAGGCTTGCTCGAACGCGTGAAACAGGTGGGCCAGATCACGGGACGTACTGACCCCGCCGCGCGCCTGGCGCAAGCCTTGCAACAGCAGTGGAACGGTGCCCTGGCCAAGGTGCGCCAGCGCAGCCAATCACCGGTACAATCAGCCGTGCGCGTGCTGTTCATCCTCGCGCATGCGCCCAACCAGGTGATGGTGGGTGGGCGCGAGACGGGCGCCGACGCCATGCTGGCGTATGCGGGCGCCGTCAACGTGATGGGCGGGCAGGGCGGATTTGCCGGCTACAAGCCGCTCACGCCGGAAGCCGTGATCGCCGCGCGGCCCGACATCGTGCTCGTCACGGACCAGGGCTTGAAGGCTTCGGGCGGCGTGGACGGCATCTTGAAACTGCCAGGACTGGCGCAGACACCGGCCGGGCGCAAGCACCGCATCGTCTCGCAGGAAGCCATGCTGCTGCTGGGCTTTGGCCCGCGCATGCCGCAGGCGCTGGCCGACCTGGACGCCGCCTTCGCGCAAGCCATGGCCGCATGA
- a CDS encoding ChuX/HutX family heme-like substrate-binding protein, producing MNLPACAAKKKARHRDIAEELAIAEGELIASHAGLSLANGALLGAERLQADWPAIIAALEPLGEVMALTRNASCVHEKTGVYRKASHNNHVGLVLGGDIDLRVFYRQWAHGFAVREMGEKEVQHSLQFFDAAGHAVHKIFLKPQSDIAAYDALVTHFADANQAAGIAVTAPAASPAELPDAQIDVAGFRAAWADLRDTHEFFTVLKKYSVSRLQGLRLAEARFVQQLDKSCVLDLLNSAALEKVSIMAFVGNAGMIQIHSGPVHKIAVMGPWINVLDTRFNLHLREDHIASAWVVKKPTVDGLVTSVELFDAKGDTIVMFFGERKPGVHELCEWRHIVERVAQEGELCAA from the coding sequence GTGAATTTGCCCGCCTGCGCCGCGAAAAAAAAAGCCCGCCACCGCGATATCGCCGAGGAACTGGCCATTGCCGAAGGCGAGCTGATCGCCTCGCATGCCGGCTTGTCGCTGGCGAATGGCGCCTTGCTGGGCGCCGAGCGCCTGCAGGCTGACTGGCCCGCCATCATCGCCGCGCTGGAACCGCTGGGCGAAGTCATGGCGCTGACGCGCAACGCTTCGTGCGTGCATGAAAAGACGGGCGTCTATCGAAAAGCCAGCCACAACAATCATGTGGGCCTGGTGCTCGGTGGCGACATCGACTTGCGCGTGTTTTACCGCCAGTGGGCGCATGGCTTTGCCGTACGGGAGATGGGTGAGAAGGAAGTGCAGCACAGCCTGCAATTTTTCGATGCGGCCGGCCATGCCGTGCACAAGATTTTCCTGAAGCCGCAAAGCGACATTGCCGCTTACGACGCGCTGGTGACGCATTTTGCCGACGCGAACCAGGCAGCCGGCATCGCGGTGACGGCGCCGGCGGCGTCGCCGGCCGAACTGCCCGACGCGCAGATCGACGTGGCCGGCTTTCGCGCCGCGTGGGCCGACTTGCGCGACACGCATGAATTTTTCACCGTGCTGAAAAAATATTCGGTCTCGCGCCTGCAAGGCCTGCGCTTGGCCGAGGCGCGCTTCGTGCAGCAGCTCGACAAATCCTGCGTGCTCGACCTGCTCAATAGCGCCGCCCTTGAAAAAGTGTCCATCATGGCCTTCGTCGGTAATGCCGGCATGATCCAGATCCATTCTGGCCCCGTGCACAAGATCGCCGTGATGGGGCCATGGATCAATGTCCTCGACACGCGCTTCAACCTGCATTTGCGCGAAGACCATATCGCCAGCGCCTGGGTGGTGAAAAAGCCGACAGTCGATGGCCTGGTGACGTCCGTGGAACTGTTCGACGCCAAGGGCGACACCATCGTCATGTTCTTCGGCGAACGCAAGCCGGGCGTGCATGAGTTGTGCGAATGGCGCCATATCGTCGAAAGAGTGGCGCAGGAGGGCGAACTATGCGCCGCATGA
- a CDS encoding DMT family transporter, whose amino-acid sequence MSDRRAVALVLLSAAGFGSSAVFAKAAYASGVNPSTMLALRFVIAAMLLLPLVWLGGWRLPRGRLLAGYMLMGLMYTAQSQGYFNALMYASSGLCGMLLYVYPVLVTILALALGWEKLDRRMLVLMALAIAGMAITLGGKLQGQPIGIALALMAAGVYAVYILFGNSLSKSRENIHPLAACVVILGTAGLSNSAIALWQGVSLPGTATGWLAVSAIALFSTAIAIAAFFAGVAQIGAAKASIISTFEPVITMAFRRDLAEGIRQRHAIAGRRHGAGRRGLAGAATHCQASIHAGRAGQRLTFFS is encoded by the coding sequence ATGTCTGATCGCCGCGCTGTTGCGCTGGTGTTGCTCTCGGCCGCCGGTTTCGGCAGTTCCGCAGTGTTTGCCAAGGCGGCATATGCGTCCGGGGTCAACCCGTCGACCATGCTGGCCTTGCGTTTCGTCATCGCCGCCATGCTGCTGCTGCCGCTCGTGTGGCTGGGCGGCTGGCGCTTGCCGCGCGGCCGTCTGCTGGCTGGCTACATGCTGATGGGCCTGATGTACACGGCCCAGTCGCAAGGCTATTTCAATGCCCTGATGTATGCCAGCAGCGGTCTGTGCGGCATGCTGCTGTACGTGTATCCCGTGCTGGTCACCATCCTCGCACTGGCGCTGGGCTGGGAAAAGCTGGACCGGCGCATGCTGGTGCTGATGGCGCTGGCGATTGCCGGCATGGCCATCACCCTGGGCGGCAAGCTGCAGGGCCAGCCCATCGGCATCGCGCTGGCATTGATGGCCGCCGGCGTGTACGCCGTGTACATCCTGTTTGGCAACAGTCTGTCGAAAAGCCGCGAGAATATTCACCCATTGGCCGCTTGCGTGGTGATACTGGGCACGGCCGGCTTGTCGAACAGCGCGATTGCCTTGTGGCAAGGCGTGTCCTTGCCGGGCACGGCGACGGGCTGGCTGGCCGTCAGCGCCATCGCCCTGTTCTCGACGGCCATCGCCATTGCCGCCTTCTTTGCCGGCGTGGCGCAAATCGGCGCGGCCAAGGCGTCCATCATTTCCACGTTTGAACCTGTCATCACGATGGCGTTCCGGCGTGACCTTGCTGAAGGAATCCGTCAGCGGCACGCAATTGCTGGGCGGCGCCATGGTGCTGGCCGCCGTGGTCTTGCTGGCGCAGCGACCCACTGCCAAGCCAGTATCCATGCCGGCCGTGCAGGCCAGCGCCTGACCTTTTTTTCCTGA